A single genomic interval of Cucumis sativus cultivar 9930 chromosome 7, Cucumber_9930_V3, whole genome shotgun sequence harbors:
- the LOC101221559 gene encoding histone-lysine N-methyltransferase, H3 lysine-79 specific — MKRAMPWSDDEEDNSSSLSQSDSDGDEDNGETKASFRVKAGRSSKEKDTEVKPGGKRKSVAVDFDTLQRHGYRGGPSVLKVPPPKENEKQDWSWSNGRETRENRENEESYEERQRTRAALENGEQLLTAQTRKEKEKEKEKEREKEKEKKNVSFSQKEKRKRELGQASRGKNYVEEEKRMLRESGIYSGFDT; from the exons ATGAAAAGGGCAATGCCATGGAGTGATGATGAAGAGGACAATTCCTCATCTTTATCACAGTCGGATTCAGACGGCGATGAAGATAATGGCGAGACAAAAGCAAGCTTTCGAGTTAAAGCTGGCCGTTCCTCTAAAGAAAAAGACACTGAAG TCAAACCTGGAGGAAAGCGGAAAAGTGTTGCCGTGGACTTTGATACATTGCAACGCCACGGCTACAGAGGTGGTCCATCAGTCTTGAAAGTACCACCTCCAAAGGAGAATGAGAAGCAAGATTGGTCATGGTCTAATGGCAGGGAAACTCGGGAAAACAGAGAAAACGAAGAGTCGTATGAAGAGAGACAGAGAACAAGGGCTGCATTGGAAAATGGAGAACAGCTGCTAACTGCACAAACTcggaaggagaaggagaaggaaaaggagaaagagagggagaaggagaaggagaagaagaatgtTTCCTTCTcccaaaaggaaaagaggaaaagagagcTTGGTCAAGCGAGCAGGGGGAAAAActatgttgaagaagaaaagagaatgttGAGGGAGAGCGGCATCTACTCAGGTTTTGATACCTGA